The nucleotide window TTAATTtgcacataaatttttaaaagacacatcaCTTGAGTAAGGTAGGACACCCACTATAAACACGCCATTGAACTTCTGACAAAGTCCAGTGGACCCAGGTGAGGCCTGGTTCTGAGATTCACACACTTCCCAGAGAAAAAATGGTTTTCAGGCAGCTCTGCTGGGTGTTTCTAAGGTGTGGCTTCTGCTAGTGTTGGACCTCGCTGGAGAAAGCAAAGGATTCTGGCTGCTCAGCTCTCCCGGGGTTAGCCAgctctgggggggtgggggtgggggtggggggaagggaggaagctgATCACCAGCTGTCCAGCTCCACACCCATGAGGTCATGGTACCAGCCACCCACAGACCCCCAACCCTGTTTTCTGTTGGGTTCACCTTTGTCAAAGTAGaaacttcaaaatgttaaaacatgACTCTGGTACGAAATAGAGAGAGATTTTGTTCAACTTGTTAATTTAGGAGGGATCCTGTAAGATGGTAAAGCTCATTCAAAGAACTGGTTATTTATAGGCAATTAAAAAGGACAAATGTTAGAATAACATTGCTAAGTTAGACACTGAGCTGATGGTTATTTTACAGGCCAGTAAaatcttaggtttttttttttactggatagACAGCATTTTCAtcttcacacacacagaaaaaatctGCAGGTTACCATGTAATACCACAGCCCCATAGGGCTCTAACCTATAATAAATAGCAAGCAATGGTACATCCCCCTAGAAAATCAAATGATCCTCAGGTGGGCTTGTGAAGCTGTGCGTGTGAGACTGACATTGAAAGAACATGCGCCCTCCCTGTTTGGCCTTTTTCACAGGTGTAGATCATTTTCCTTAACACTTTCTTGCAGGTGCGGACAAGGGGCTCCATAAAAAGGCGCCCTCCCTCCAGGCGATTCCGAAGGTCTCAGTCGGAGGACTGTGCGGACCTGGGGGGGCTCAGGGCCGAGGAGTCCTCCCAGGAGAATGGGGCCAAGGAAGAGAATGGGGACGAGGTGTTCCCAGCCAAGAGCAAGACCCCAGGATCCCCTCCTCTGAGGAGGACGCCCAGCTGGAcagagaagcaggaggagaaGGGCAGGGCTTTGAGGGTAGCCCAGCAGCACGAAAAGGCCGTGGGGAGCTCTGAGGAGGGGGCCAGCCAGCGTACAGCCCAAGCCtccagcccagaggcagaggaCGGAGGTGGGAGCCCCACGGAGGAGAAACCGGCTGAAGGGCAGATAGAAGAGCCTACGGAGGTGAAGGAGAGGGCGGCCAGCGAAGAGGAGGAGCCTGAACAAAGCAGCCGAGACacagaggggctggaggagggagctCTGGGGGAGGAGACCCCCCAAAGCCcccctggaggaggggagggcgacCACAGTTCTGAGCAGGGGGCTGGCAAGGAAAAGCAAGATGACGGGACCATCCTCGAGCCAGGCTGTGACCCTGTCACTGACCATGCCCAGCCGGACACTAGCAGTGAGGTCCCCAAGACAGAGGTAGGTGGCCTGGCTTGTCCCCTCGACCCGGACAGAGCAGGGCCAGCGCATCCTATGTCCCGTGCCCTGTTCCTTACACCCATCACCAATCAGCTGGGTGTGCAGTAGCACAGGGACTGGATTGAGACGGGCTGTCACTGATGGGGAGGGGACAGAAGGACCAGAAAGGGAAGCGTGTCCCATGCTCTCTGCTTCTCGCTCCCTCGGGGTTCTGGTGCCCTTCTGGATGTGACTGAGGCCCACACACCGAGGCCTCCTGATGCAGCATCCTGGACTGGGCTCGCTTCTGTGGGGCGTTCTCAGAGGAAAAGGGGGTGCTCCTTTCCATACAAAGCTCACAGTAATAGTGCATGAGACCAGCAGCTCCTTGGGGCGCAGTAAAGAAGGCAGAACACGgcaatgggcagggcttccccaGGGAAGCTTTAAAGGAGGCTTTGTGTTCCATCCGTGCACGCACAGGTGTTAGACACCGAGAGCACAGGAGGACCGGCTGCCTCAGTCCCGCCCTCCTGCTGGGCCCACACTTAGTCATGTGGCTCCTCCCACCACTCCCAGGAAGCCCACCTGAGCTCACCTACTTGTGCCCTCAGGAGCACGACCAGCCTTGCTGGTTTCCACAAGAAAAGCTCTGTGTCCCACCCCCTACTGCCACCCCTaacaatcttctttttttttggtacgcgggcctctcactgtcgcggcctctcccgttgtggagtcttcccggaccggggcacgaacccacgtcccctgcagcagcaggtggactctcaaccactgcgccaccagggaagcccctcacccccTAACAATCTTATCAACAAAGTCACCTTCCAGTGTTTCCCCCTTCCCTTTAtgttagttcattcattcattaacacAAGCCACCGTCAGCTTCTGACATTAGCCTCTTATGTCACTTCCTGCTTCCACTTTTTCTGCCTACGTAGTCCATTCTCTGTACAGCAaccagaggggtgtgtgtgtgtgtttactcaTTGCTAAAATTACTCATGTCCTGTGttagtttcttagggctgccataacaaattaccacaaattggcAGCTTGAAAACAATCGAAATGTATTGTCACACAGTTCAGGAGGCCAGAactccaaaatcaaggtgttggcaggattggttccctctggaggctctgaggaagaGTCTTTTCCAGCCTGTCCCCTAACTTGTGGTGGCTGCTGGCGACCCTGGGaatcctctcttttctcttccagcttctggtggttgttgGCAATCCTCG belongs to Pseudorca crassidens isolate mPseCra1 chromosome 2, mPseCra1.hap1, whole genome shotgun sequence and includes:
- the RCSD1 gene encoding capZ-interacting protein isoform X1 — protein: MHCKERPAETNASVDDSAPPSVAQLAGRFREQAAAAKTPASKPTRRKPPCSLSLFPPRVELGQNGEEKSPPNASHPPKVKVKSSPLIEKLQANLVFDPAALLPGASPKSPGLKAMVSPFHSPPSTPSSPGVWSRASEPEEVPVSFDQPPEGSHLPSYNKVRTRGSIKRRPPSRRFRRSQSEDCADLGGLRAEESSQENGAKEENGDEVFPAKSKTPGSPPLRRTPSWTEKQEEKGRALRVAQQHEKAVGSSEEGASQRTAQASSPEAEDGGGSPTEEKPAEGQIEEPTEVKERAASEEEEPEQSSRDTEGLEEGALGEETPQSPPGGGEGDHSSEQGAGKEKQDDGTILEPGCDPVTDHAQPDTSSEVPKTEENTPVQDTKM